One genomic segment of Pseudomonas sp. RU47 includes these proteins:
- a CDS encoding LPS-assembly protein LptD, which yields MALKSPAFRKKFPLLVTGSLLAMQPLASQFVVAAEQYDCSVSASGGWACAPKSTAAALPPRPVHDGSAVSATGEAATENGSVADTAPKTALVTEAKGRGLKSRSEDFSHLDWVPREKLTAAQLAETGPYCSGAYIEPIRPGMNDKTNKSDAPTFIGAKASRYNTDDQVGTLAGDVVLRQGSMQVESDEASLYQAESRAELNGDVRIRDNGALIVGDHADVQLDTGEAKVDNAEYVMHKSRIRGNALYAKRAENAIIRLKDGTYTTCEPNSNAWQLKGNNITLNPATGFGTATNVTLRVKDIPILYTPYIYFPIDDRRQSGFLPPTIGSGTDTGFMLVTPYYFNLAPNYDATLYPRYMSKRGMLVEGEFRYLTKSSEGQFGAAYLNDEDDDRKRQSDYNETRYMYNWQHKGGLDSRVFTQVDYTKISDPYYFQDLQTDQIGVKSSDFVNQQGLVSYRGDSYTATLNAQQYQLATVSNLTPYGRLPQITFNGQLPYHPEGLNFDYETELVRFDRDLRSGTFVQEDGVTTESRLDNNITGLARANGDRLNLKPGVSLPMNWTYGFLKPSLKYQYTQYQLDLDNTGKSQIDAMTAEQKKLNGEFDSNQNRGVPIASIDGGLYFDRNTQYFGKNYRQTLEPRLFYLYVPEVDQEDIPVFDTSEYTFNYASLFRDNRFSGSDRVGDENKLSLGVTSRWIEDNGFERQRISVGQALYFKDRKVQLPGIAFNDRDDAKSNVSPYALEYEYRWNRDWRTTADYNWDPDSRSPRSGSAMFHYQPEDNPNKVINVGYRYRNDQIRYDQNTGKWTVGGGDYGTPGQPGYVKDYYKIQQHDFSVIWPIVPQWNAISRWQYDYNRNRTLEAFGGFEYDNCCWKLRLINRYWVSYDEFSQEAPQNEKGDHGIFLQIVLKGLGGLTGAKVESFLDKGIQGYREREDQAF from the coding sequence ATGGCATTGAAATCCCCCGCGTTTCGTAAAAAATTTCCGTTGTTGGTAACCGGCAGTCTGCTGGCTATGCAACCTCTGGCCAGTCAATTCGTTGTTGCCGCCGAGCAGTATGACTGCTCCGTCTCGGCTTCGGGTGGTTGGGCCTGTGCGCCCAAATCAACCGCTGCTGCGTTGCCGCCGCGTCCGGTGCATGACGGCAGTGCCGTCAGCGCTACCGGCGAAGCCGCGACCGAGAACGGTTCGGTTGCCGACACAGCCCCTAAAACGGCACTCGTCACCGAAGCCAAAGGCCGCGGTCTGAAATCCCGTAGCGAAGACTTCAGTCACCTCGACTGGGTTCCGCGCGAGAAACTCACCGCCGCCCAACTGGCCGAGACCGGGCCTTACTGCTCTGGTGCCTATATCGAACCGATTCGTCCTGGCATGAATGACAAGACGAACAAAAGCGATGCACCGACCTTTATCGGCGCAAAAGCCTCGCGCTATAACACCGATGATCAAGTCGGTACGCTGGCCGGCGATGTCGTCCTGCGTCAGGGCAGCATGCAGGTCGAATCCGACGAGGCCAGCCTGTATCAGGCCGAGAGCCGCGCCGAACTCAATGGCGATGTGCGCATCCGCGACAACGGCGCGCTGATCGTTGGCGACCATGCCGATGTGCAGCTCGACACCGGTGAAGCCAAAGTCGACAACGCCGAATACGTGATGCACAAATCGCGTATCCGCGGCAACGCGCTGTACGCCAAGCGTGCGGAAAACGCGATCATCCGCTTGAAGGACGGCACGTACACCACGTGCGAACCGAACAGCAATGCCTGGCAGCTCAAGGGCAACAACATCACCTTGAACCCGGCCACCGGTTTCGGTACCGCGACCAACGTGACGTTGCGCGTAAAAGACATTCCGATTCTTTACACGCCGTACATCTATTTCCCGATCGACGACCGTCGCCAGTCGGGCTTCCTGCCGCCGACCATTGGCAGCGGCACCGATACCGGCTTCATGCTGGTTACACCGTACTACTTCAACCTGGCGCCGAACTATGACGCCACGTTGTACCCGCGCTACATGAGCAAGCGCGGCATGCTGGTGGAAGGCGAATTCCGTTACCTGACCAAGTCGAGTGAAGGTCAGTTCGGTGCCGCCTACCTCAATGATGAAGACGATGATCGCAAGCGACAGTCCGACTACAACGAGACTCGCTACATGTACAACTGGCAGCACAAGGGCGGTCTCGACTCCCGTGTGTTCACTCAGGTTGACTACACCAAGATCAGCGATCCGTACTACTTCCAGGACCTGCAAACCGATCAGATTGGCGTGAAGTCCAGCGACTTCGTCAACCAACAGGGTCTGGTTTCCTACCGTGGTGATTCGTACACCGCCACGTTGAATGCCCAGCAATACCAGCTCGCAACCGTTTCGAACCTGACGCCGTACGGCCGTCTGCCGCAGATCACCTTCAACGGTCAGCTGCCGTACCACCCGGAAGGTCTGAATTTCGATTACGAGACCGAGCTTGTCCGTTTCGACCGTGACCTGAGAAGTGGCACCTTTGTACAGGAAGACGGCGTCACTACCGAGTCGCGTCTGGACAACAACATCACGGGTCTGGCACGTGCCAATGGCGACCGCTTGAATCTCAAGCCGGGTGTCAGCCTGCCAATGAACTGGACCTATGGCTTCTTGAAGCCATCGCTGAAATACCAGTACACCCAATATCAGCTGGATCTGGACAACACCGGCAAATCGCAGATTGATGCGATGACAGCTGAACAGAAAAAGCTCAACGGCGAATTCGACAGCAACCAGAACCGTGGTGTACCGATCGCCAGCATCGACGGCGGGCTGTATTTCGACCGCAATACCCAGTACTTCGGCAAAAACTATCGTCAGACTCTGGAACCACGCCTGTTCTACCTTTATGTACCCGAGGTCGACCAGGAAGACATTCCAGTATTCGACACCAGCGAATACACCTTCAACTACGCTTCGCTGTTCCGCGACAACCGTTTCTCTGGCTCCGACCGCGTCGGCGACGAGAACAAACTGTCGCTGGGCGTTACCAGCCGCTGGATCGAAGACAACGGTTTCGAACGTCAACGCATCAGTGTTGGTCAGGCGTTGTACTTCAAGGATCGCAAGGTTCAATTGCCTGGCATCGCATTCAACGATCGTGACGACGCGAAATCCAACGTCTCGCCATACGCTCTGGAATACGAATACCGCTGGAACCGCGATTGGCGCACCACGGCCGATTACAACTGGGATCCGGACAGCCGCAGCCCGCGCTCCGGCAGCGCGATGTTCCACTACCAGCCTGAAGACAACCCGAACAAGGTTATCAACGTCGGTTATCGCTATCGCAACGACCAGATCCGTTACGACCAGAACACCGGTAAATGGACAGTGGGTGGTGGCGACTACGGCACTCCTGGTCAGCCTGGCTACGTGAAGGACTACTACAAGATCCAGCAGCATGACTTCTCGGTCATCTGGCCGATCGTTCCGCAGTGGAACGCCATCAGCCGCTGGCAGTACGACTACAACCGCAACCGTACCCTGGAAGCCTTCGGTGGTTTCGAGTACGACAACTGCTGCTGGAAACTGCGCCTGATCAACCGTTACTGGGTTTCCTATGACGAGTTCAGCCAGGAAGCCCCGCAAAACGAAAAAGGCGACCATGGCATCTTCCTCCAAATTGTTCTGAAGGGACTCGGCGGCCTCACTGGCGCCAAGGTAGAGAGCTTCCTCGACAAAGGCATTCAAGGTTATCGTGAACGTGAAGACCAAGCTTTCTGA
- the surA gene encoding peptidylprolyl isomerase SurA, with protein MNVKTKLSDCLRPLMLGALFLGTAANAAVQSIDKVVAIVDNDVVMQSQLDQRVHEVQQTIAKRGGGLPPPGVLDQQVLERLIVENLQLQIGERSGIRITDEELNQAVGTIAQRNNMTVDQFRAALARDGLSYDDARDQIKREMVISRVRQRRVAERIQVSEQEVKNFLASDLGKMQLSEELHLANILIPTPESANSDAIQSAARQAMEVYQQLKQGADFGQMAVAKSGSDNALEGGDMGWRKAAQLPPPFDRELSSMAVGDITQPARTPGGFIILKLLAKRGGEAQMRDEVHVRHILVKPSPIRDEAKTKALVQSLYDRILAGEDFAELAKNYSEDPGSALNGGDLNWIDPNALVPEFREVMAQTPQGQLSKPFQTQYGWHVLEVLGRRATDSTEQAREQQAMTVLRNRKYDEELQTWLRQIRDEAYVEIKLPGADQAAQ; from the coding sequence GTGAACGTGAAGACCAAGCTTTCTGATTGTCTGCGCCCGCTGATGCTGGGCGCGCTGTTCCTGGGTACTGCGGCTAACGCCGCAGTTCAATCCATCGACAAAGTGGTAGCGATCGTCGACAACGACGTGGTCATGCAGAGTCAACTGGACCAGCGCGTCCACGAAGTTCAGCAGACCATCGCCAAGCGTGGTGGCGGCCTGCCGCCTCCAGGCGTACTGGATCAACAGGTGCTCGAGCGTCTGATCGTCGAAAACCTGCAACTGCAGATTGGCGAGCGTTCCGGCATCCGCATCACCGATGAAGAATTGAACCAGGCAGTCGGCACCATTGCTCAGCGCAACAACATGACTGTTGATCAATTCCGTGCTGCTCTGGCTCGCGACGGTCTGTCCTACGACGACGCCCGTGACCAGATCAAACGCGAAATGGTCATCAGCCGCGTACGTCAGCGCCGCGTGGCAGAACGCATTCAGGTCTCCGAGCAGGAAGTGAAGAACTTCCTCGCCTCCGACCTGGGCAAGATGCAACTGTCCGAAGAACTGCACCTGGCCAACATCCTGATCCCGACGCCGGAAAGCGCCAACTCTGATGCGATTCAGAGCGCTGCCCGTCAGGCCATGGAGGTTTACCAGCAACTCAAGCAAGGCGCTGACTTCGGTCAGATGGCCGTGGCCAAATCCGGTAGCGACAACGCTCTGGAAGGCGGCGACATGGGCTGGCGTAAAGCCGCACAATTGCCACCGCCGTTTGACCGCGAGTTGAGCAGCATGGCCGTTGGCGACATCACTCAGCCTGCACGCACCCCGGGTGGTTTCATCATCCTCAAGCTACTGGCCAAGCGCGGCGGCGAAGCGCAGATGCGCGACGAAGTGCATGTACGCCACATTCTGGTCAAGCCAAGTCCGATCCGCGACGAAGCCAAAACCAAAGCCTTGGTGCAATCGTTGTATGACCGCATCCTGGCCGGTGAAGATTTCGCCGAACTGGCGAAAAACTACTCCGAAGACCCGGGGTCTGCCCTCAACGGCGGCGACCTGAACTGGATCGACCCGAACGCACTGGTGCCGGAATTCCGCGAAGTGATGGCCCAGACCCCACAAGGTCAGCTGTCCAAGCCATTCCAGACCCAATACGGCTGGCACGTTCTGGAAGTCCTTGGCCGTCGCGCCACCGACAGCACCGAACAGGCCCGCGAGCAGCAAGCCATGACCGTACTGCGTAACCGCAAATACGACGAAGAGCTGCAAACCTGGCTGCGTCAGATCCGTGACGAAGCTTACGTAGAGATCAAACTCCCTGGTGCAGACCAGGCAGCGCAGTGA
- the pdxA gene encoding 4-hydroxythreonine-4-phosphate dehydrogenase PdxA, with protein MKPKRFALTPGEPAGIGPDLCLLLASQAQPHPLIAITSRDLLKERAAQLRLAVTLLDVGPNHWPDAPAPAGSLYVWDTPLSAPVVAGQLDKANAAFVLETLTRAGNGCMNGDFAGMITAPVHKGVINESGIAFSGHTEFLADLTHTAQVVMMLATRGLRVALVTTHLPLREIADAITPQRLERVTRILHADLQEKFGIAQPRILVCGLNPHAGEGGHLGHEEIDIIEPTLERLRGEGMDLRGPLPADTLFTPKYLEHCDAVLAMYHDQGLPVLKYKGFGAAVNVTLGLPIIRTSVDHGTALDLAGSGKIDTGSLQVALETAYQMAETRL; from the coding sequence GTGAAACCCAAGCGTTTCGCGCTGACACCCGGCGAACCAGCCGGCATCGGTCCCGACCTGTGCCTGCTGCTCGCCTCGCAAGCCCAGCCACATCCCCTGATTGCCATCACCAGCCGCGACCTGCTCAAAGAGCGGGCCGCGCAGCTGCGGCTGGCCGTCACTTTGCTGGATGTCGGCCCGAATCATTGGCCGGACGCTCCGGCACCCGCAGGCAGCCTGTATGTCTGGGATACACCGCTCAGCGCCCCCGTGGTGGCCGGGCAACTGGACAAGGCGAATGCCGCTTTCGTCCTCGAAACCCTGACCCGCGCCGGCAACGGCTGCATGAACGGCGATTTTGCCGGGATGATCACCGCGCCCGTCCACAAAGGCGTGATCAACGAGTCGGGTATCGCGTTTTCCGGGCACACAGAGTTTCTGGCTGACCTGACCCACACCGCGCAAGTGGTGATGATGCTTGCCACGCGCGGCCTGCGCGTCGCACTGGTCACCACTCACCTGCCCCTTCGCGAGATTGCCGACGCAATCACGCCGCAGCGGCTGGAGCGGGTCACGCGGATTCTGCACGCCGACCTGCAAGAAAAATTCGGCATCGCCCAGCCACGCATCCTGGTCTGCGGCCTCAACCCGCACGCCGGTGAAGGCGGCCATCTGGGCCATGAAGAAATCGACATCATTGAACCGACATTAGAGCGTCTGCGCGGCGAGGGCATGGACCTTCGTGGCCCGCTGCCTGCCGACACTCTGTTTACCCCCAAATATCTGGAGCACTGCGATGCAGTGCTGGCGATGTACCATGACCAGGGCTTGCCTGTGCTCAAGTACAAAGGCTTCGGCGCTGCCGTCAACGTGACCCTTGGTCTGCCGATCATCCGCACCTCGGTCGACCACGGCACCGCCCTGGATCTGGCCGGCAGCGGCAAGATCGACACCGGCAGCCTGCAAGTCGCCCTGGAAACCGCCTACCAGATGGCCGAGACCCGTTTATGA
- the rsmA gene encoding 16S rRNA (adenine(1518)-N(6)/adenine(1519)-N(6))-dimethyltransferase RsmA produces MTEQYQHKARKRFGQNFLHDAGVIDRILRSISAKSEDRLLEIGPGQGALTAGLLNSGAQLDVVELDKDLIPILNQQFAGKSNFNLHQGDALKFDFNTLNAAPNSLRVVGNLPYNISTPLIFHLLNNAGIIRDMHFMLQKEVVERLAAGPGGGDWGRLSIMVQYHCRVEHLFNVGPGAFNPPPKVDSAIVRLVPHAVLPHPAKDHKLLERVVREAFNQRRKTLRNTLKQLLSNAEIEAAGVDGSLRPEQLDLAAFVRLADQLAIQVPASPAAD; encoded by the coding sequence ATGACCGAGCAATACCAACACAAGGCGCGCAAACGCTTTGGCCAGAACTTCCTGCACGATGCCGGGGTTATCGACCGCATCCTGCGCTCCATCAGTGCCAAGTCTGAAGACCGTCTGCTGGAAATCGGCCCGGGCCAGGGCGCATTGACCGCTGGCCTGCTCAACTCCGGCGCGCAACTCGATGTAGTGGAACTGGACAAGGACCTGATTCCGATCCTCAACCAGCAGTTTGCCGGCAAGAGCAACTTCAATCTGCATCAGGGCGATGCACTGAAGTTCGACTTCAACACGCTCAACGCCGCGCCGAACAGCCTGCGTGTGGTCGGCAACCTGCCGTACAACATTTCCACGCCGCTGATTTTTCATCTGCTGAACAACGCCGGCATCATTCGCGACATGCATTTCATGCTGCAGAAAGAAGTGGTCGAGCGGCTGGCCGCAGGCCCGGGTGGCGGTGACTGGGGTCGTCTGTCGATCATGGTTCAGTACCACTGCCGTGTGGAACACCTGTTCAACGTCGGTCCGGGCGCGTTCAACCCGCCGCCGAAAGTCGATTCGGCGATCGTTCGCCTGGTGCCGCACGCCGTGCTTCCACACCCGGCCAAAGATCACAAGTTGCTCGAGCGCGTGGTGCGCGAAGCGTTCAACCAACGCCGCAAGACCCTGCGCAACACCCTCAAGCAACTGCTCAGCAATGCCGAGATCGAAGCCGCCGGTGTCGATGGCAGCCTGCGTCCGGAGCAACTGGATCTGGCCGCGTTCGTACGCTTGGCTGACCAGCTCGCCATACAAGTCCCGGCCTCCCCCGCCGCCGACTGA
- the apaG gene encoding Co2+/Mg2+ efflux protein ApaG, whose product MSDSRYQVDVSVVTHYLADQSQPEHDRFAFAYTITVQNNGAIPAKLLSRHWVITDGDGHVEEVRGAGVVGQQPLINAGQSHTYSSGTVMTTKVGTMQGTYEMVADDGKHFDAIIKPFRLAVPGALH is encoded by the coding sequence ATGTCCGATTCCCGTTACCAGGTCGATGTCAGCGTCGTTACACACTATCTGGCAGACCAATCGCAACCCGAGCACGACCGCTTTGCCTTCGCCTACACCATCACCGTGCAGAACAATGGCGCGATCCCGGCCAAGCTGCTGTCGCGGCACTGGGTCATCACCGACGGTGACGGCCATGTCGAAGAAGTCCGCGGCGCTGGCGTGGTGGGTCAGCAACCGCTGATCAATGCCGGACAGAGCCACACCTACAGCAGCGGCACGGTCATGACCACCAAGGTCGGCACCATGCAGGGCACGTACGAAATGGTCGCCGACGACGGCAAACATTTCGATGCCATCATCAAGCCATTCCGCCTCGCCGTCCCCGGAGCCTTGCACTGA
- a CDS encoding symmetrical bis(5'-nucleosyl)-tetraphosphatase encodes MATYAVGDLQGCLEPLKCLLKQVAFDPALDRLWLVGDLVNRGPQSLETLRFLYGMRESLVCVLGNHDLHLLAAARNIERLKKSDTLREILEAPDCAELLEWVRQQKLMHYDEQRNVAMVHAGIPPQWSLSRALKCAGEVETALRDDNLFPAYLDGMYGNDPAKWDNDLKGVTRLRVITNYFTRMRFCTAEGKLDLKSKEGLDTAPPGYKPWFQHRERKTKGLRIIFGHWAALEGNIHEPGISALDTGCVWGGSLTLMNVDSGERLSCKCDEHGGLAPTVAPLIPETSPVSAPR; translated from the coding sequence ATGGCGACGTATGCCGTCGGCGACCTGCAAGGCTGCCTCGAACCGCTGAAATGCCTGCTCAAGCAAGTCGCGTTCGACCCGGCACTCGATCGGCTCTGGCTGGTCGGCGATCTGGTCAACCGTGGCCCGCAATCACTGGAAACCCTGCGTTTTCTGTATGGCATGCGTGAATCGCTGGTCTGCGTACTCGGCAACCACGACCTGCATCTGCTGGCCGCGGCCAGAAATATCGAGCGCTTGAAGAAGTCCGACACGCTGCGCGAGATTCTCGAAGCGCCGGACTGCGCTGAATTGCTTGAATGGGTGCGACAGCAAAAGCTCATGCACTACGACGAGCAGCGTAATGTCGCCATGGTCCACGCCGGCATTCCGCCGCAATGGTCGCTGAGCCGCGCGCTGAAGTGCGCCGGCGAAGTCGAAACCGCCCTGCGTGACGACAACCTGTTCCCCGCCTACCTCGACGGCATGTACGGTAACGACCCGGCGAAATGGGACAACGACCTCAAAGGCGTCACGCGCCTGCGCGTCATCACCAACTACTTCACGCGCATGCGCTTCTGCACCGCCGAAGGCAAGCTCGACCTCAAGAGCAAGGAAGGCCTCGACACCGCTCCACCCGGTTACAAACCTTGGTTCCAGCACAGAGAGCGCAAGACCAAAGGCCTGCGCATCATCTTCGGCCACTGGGCGGCACTCGAAGGCAATATCCATGAGCCAGGCATCTCGGCGCTGGACACCGGTTGTGTCTGGGGCGGCAGTCTGACCCTGATGAACGTCGACAGCGGCGAACGCCTGTCATGCAAATGCGATGAACACGGCGGCCTCGCCCCGACCGTCGCACCACTTATCCCCGAAACTTCGCCAGTCAGCGCGCCGCGTTAG
- the glpE gene encoding thiosulfate sulfurtransferase GlpE produces the protein MSELKRIPPEQAQALREQGAVVVDVRDPATFAALHISGSKHLDNHSLHAFIQGADLDAPTVVVCYHGNSSQGAAAYLISQGFSDVYSMDGGFELWRTTYPAETAQGTTE, from the coding sequence ATGAGCGAACTCAAACGAATCCCCCCGGAACAGGCCCAGGCCCTGCGTGAGCAAGGTGCTGTCGTCGTCGACGTGCGCGACCCGGCGACTTTTGCCGCGCTGCACATCAGCGGCTCGAAGCATCTGGACAACCATTCGCTGCACGCCTTCATCCAGGGCGCCGACCTGGATGCGCCGACTGTGGTCGTCTGCTATCACGGCAATTCCAGCCAGGGCGCTGCGGCGTACCTGATCAGCCAAGGCTTTTCTGACGTCTACAGCATGGATGGCGGCTTTGAGCTGTGGCGTACGACTTATCCTGCAGAAACCGCGCAAGGCACTACCGAATAA
- a CDS encoding PrkA family serine protein kinase produces the protein MSIFSHFQQRFESTRQEELSLQEYLELCKKDRSAYVSAAERLLLAIGEPELLDTSTNSRLSRIFSNKVIRRYPAFEDFHGMEECIDQIVSYFRHAAQGLEEKKQILYLLGPVGGGKSSLAEKLKQLIEKVPFYAIKGSPVFESPLGLFNATEDGAILEEDFGIPRRYLNTIMSPWATKRLAEFGGDISQFRVVKLYPSILNQIAVAKTEPGDENNQDISALVGKVDIRKLEEYPQNDADAYSYSGALCRANQGLMEFVEMFKAPIKVLHPLLTATQEGNYNSTEGLGAIPFTGILLAHSNESEWHTFRNNKNNEAFIDRIYIVKVPYCLRVSDEVKIYDKLLFNSSLAKAHCAPDTLKMLAQFTVLSRLKEPENSNIYSKMRVYDGENLKDTDPKAKSIQEYRDSAGVDEGMNGLSTRFAFKILSKVFNFDPHEIAANPVHLLYVLEQQIEQEQFQAETRERYLRYLKEYLAPRYIEFIGKEIQTAYLESYSEYGQNIFDRYVLYADFWIQDQEYRDPETGEILNRVALNEELEKIEKPAGISNPKDFRNEIVNFVLRARANNNGKNPTWLSYEKLRVVIEKKMFSNTEDLLPVISFNAKASKEDQQKHNDFVTRMVERGYTDKQVRLLSEWYLRVRKSQ, from the coding sequence ATGAGTATCTTTAGCCACTTCCAACAACGCTTCGAGTCCACACGCCAGGAAGAACTCTCGCTGCAAGAGTACCTGGAGCTGTGCAAAAAAGACCGTAGCGCCTACGTTTCCGCCGCCGAGCGTCTATTGCTGGCCATCGGTGAGCCGGAACTGCTCGACACCTCGACCAACTCGAGGCTGTCACGCATCTTCTCCAACAAGGTGATCCGTCGCTATCCGGCCTTTGAAGACTTCCACGGGATGGAAGAATGCATCGACCAGATCGTCTCGTATTTCCGCCACGCCGCCCAAGGCCTGGAAGAGAAGAAACAGATTCTCTATCTGCTCGGCCCCGTCGGCGGCGGTAAATCGTCGCTGGCCGAGAAGCTGAAACAGTTGATCGAAAAAGTGCCCTTCTACGCAATCAAGGGCTCACCCGTATTCGAATCGCCGCTGGGTCTGTTCAACGCCACCGAAGATGGCGCGATCCTCGAAGAAGACTTCGGCATCCCTCGGCGCTACCTGAACACCATCATGTCGCCATGGGCGACCAAACGCCTGGCCGAATTTGGCGGTGACATCAGCCAGTTCCGCGTGGTCAAACTGTATCCGTCGATCCTCAATCAGATCGCCGTGGCCAAGACCGAACCGGGTGACGAGAACAACCAGGACATCTCGGCGCTGGTCGGTAAGGTCGACATCCGCAAACTCGAGGAATACCCACAGAACGACGCCGACGCCTACAGCTATTCCGGTGCGCTGTGCCGGGCCAACCAGGGCCTGATGGAATTCGTCGAAATGTTCAAGGCACCGATCAAGGTGCTGCACCCATTGCTGACCGCGACTCAGGAAGGCAACTACAACAGTACCGAAGGCCTCGGCGCGATTCCGTTCACCGGGATCCTGCTCGCTCACTCCAACGAATCGGAATGGCACACCTTCCGCAACAACAAGAACAACGAAGCGTTCATCGACCGGATCTACATCGTCAAAGTGCCGTACTGCCTACGCGTCAGTGACGAGGTGAAGATCTACGACAAACTGCTGTTCAACAGCTCCCTGGCCAAAGCGCATTGCGCGCCAGACACCTTGAAGATGCTCGCCCAGTTCACCGTGCTTTCGCGCCTCAAGGAGCCGGAAAACTCCAACATCTATTCGAAGATGCGTGTCTACGACGGCGAAAACCTCAAGGACACCGATCCGAAGGCCAAGTCGATTCAGGAATACCGCGACTCGGCAGGTGTCGATGAAGGCATGAATGGTCTGTCGACCCGCTTCGCCTTCAAGATCCTGTCCAAGGTGTTCAACTTCGATCCGCACGAAATCGCCGCCAACCCGGTGCACTTGCTCTATGTGCTGGAACAGCAGATCGAACAGGAACAGTTCCAGGCCGAAACCCGCGAGCGCTATCTGCGCTATCTCAAGGAATACCTGGCACCGCGTTATATCGAATTCATCGGCAAGGAGATCCAGACCGCCTACCTCGAGTCTTACAGCGAGTACGGCCAGAACATCTTCGACCGCTACGTGCTGTACGCGGACTTCTGGATTCAGGATCAGGAATACCGCGATCCGGAAACCGGCGAGATCCTCAACCGTGTCGCGCTGAACGAAGAACTGGAGAAAATCGAGAAGCCGGCCGGCATCAGCAATCCGAAGGATTTCCGCAACGAGATCGTCAACTTCGTATTGCGCGCCCGCGCCAACAACAACGGCAAGAACCCGACCTGGCTCAGCTACGAAAAACTGCGGGTGGTCATCGAGAAGAAAATGTTCTCCAACACCGAAGACCTGCTGCCCGTCATCAGCTTCAACGCCAAGGCCAGCAAGGAGGATCAGCAAAAGCACAACGACTTCGTGACTCGAATGGTCGAACGCGGCTACACCGACAAACAGGTACGGCTTCTTTCCGAATGGTACCTACGGGTACGGAAGTCGCAGTGA
- a CDS encoding YeaH/YhbH family protein, whose amino-acid sequence MSYVIDRRLNGKNKSTVNRQRFLRRYRDHIKKAVEEAVSRRSITDMEHGEQISIPGRDIDEPVLHHGRGGKQTVVHPGNKEFTAGEHIARPPGGGGGRGPGKAGNSGEGMDEFVFQITQEEFLEFMFEDLELPNLVKRNLSGTDTFKTVRAGISNEGNPSRINIIRTLRSAHARRIALSGSSRAKLREVKEELERLRREEPDNFGDIQELEAEIEKLSARIHRVPFLDTFDLKYNLLIKQPNPSSKAVMFCLMDVSGSMTQATKDIAKRFFILLYLFLKRNYDKIDVVFIRHHTSAREVDEEEFFYSRETGGTIVSSALKLMQEIMAERYPSNEWNIYAAQASDGDNWNDDSPICRDILINQIMPFVQYYTYVEITPREHQALWYEYERIAEAFSDTFAQQQLVSAGDIYPVFRELFQRRLVT is encoded by the coding sequence ATGAGTTATGTGATCGACCGACGTCTCAATGGCAAGAACAAGAGCACGGTAAACCGCCAGCGTTTCCTGCGGCGCTACCGTGACCACATCAAGAAGGCTGTCGAAGAGGCGGTCAGCCGGCGCTCCATTACCGATATGGAGCACGGTGAACAGATCAGTATTCCCGGTCGCGACATCGACGAACCGGTGCTTCACCACGGCCGCGGCGGCAAGCAGACCGTGGTTCATCCCGGCAACAAGGAATTTACTGCCGGCGAACATATCGCACGGCCACCTGGAGGTGGCGGCGGACGCGGTCCGGGCAAGGCTGGCAACTCCGGCGAAGGCATGGACGAGTTCGTCTTCCAGATCACTCAGGAAGAGTTCCTCGAATTCATGTTCGAAGACCTCGAACTGCCGAACCTGGTCAAGCGTAACCTGAGCGGCACCGACACCTTCAAAACCGTACGCGCAGGGATCAGCAACGAAGGCAACCCGTCACGGATCAACATCATCCGCACCCTGCGCTCGGCGCACGCACGGCGTATCGCCCTGTCCGGCAGCAGCCGCGCGAAACTGCGCGAAGTCAAAGAGGAACTTGAGCGACTGAGACGCGAAGAGCCAGACAACTTCGGCGATATTCAGGAACTCGAAGCGGAAATCGAAAAACTCAGTGCGCGCATCCACCGCGTGCCGTTCCTCGATACGTTCGACCTGAAATACAACTTGCTGATCAAACAGCCGAACCCGAGCTCGAAAGCCGTCATGTTCTGCCTGATGGATGTTTCCGGCTCCATGACCCAGGCGACCAAGGACATCGCCAAACGCTTTTTCATCCTGTTGTACCTGTTCCTGAAACGGAACTACGACAAGATCGACGTGGTGTTCATCCGCCACCACACCAGTGCCCGGGAAGTCGACGAAGAAGAGTTTTTCTATTCGCGGGAAACCGGCGGCACCATTGTTTCCAGCGCCCTGAAACTGATGCAGGAGATCATGGCCGAGCGTTACCCGAGCAACGAGTGGAACATCTACGCGGCGCAGGCTTCCGACGGCGACAACTGGAACGATGACTCGCCGATCTGCCGTGACATTCTGATCAACCAGATCATGCCGTTTGTGCAGTACTACACTTACGTGGAGATCACCCCGCGCGAACATCAGGCCCTGTGGTACGAGTATGAACGCATCGCCGAAGCCTTCTCTGACACTTTTGCCCAGCAGCAACTGGTCTCGGCCGGGGATATCTATCCGGTCTTCCGTGAACTCTTCCAGCGCAGGTTAGTGACATGA